The DNA segment CCGCCAGATACCGTTGGAAGTGTCCACGAACCGGGGCAGCTTGTTAGTGGCAATCATGATCTTGGCCGTTGGATATGCACTGAACGGCTGATTGTAGAGCCTCTTGAAGGTGACCTGCGTACCGCCCGTATATTGCTTGAGAGCCGTCTCAGCTTCTTCCTCAAGTCCTTTTGACGATTCATCCGTGATATTAGCCAGCTTGCCGTAAGTCTGCGTCAGATGGTGAATGTCATCGAATTTCGACAATGGCACAGTCGAGCAGTTGTCATTGCCAAGCAAGGCCATGATCACATCGAAGAACACGCTCTTGCCGTTGGCACCATCACCGTAGCACAATAAAAACTTCTGGTAAGCGGTGGATCGAAGCAGGGTATAGCCTGCCCACTGCTGGAGAAGCTCGAATAGTTCACGATCTTCACATGTGATGTCGACCAGGAACTCAATCCACATTTCGCTGTCCCGCTCACCTTGCCAATCGAAATCGAGATAGTTGAACGTATAGAACTGCGGCGTGTGGGGATGCAGCTTGTACGGATACACCGAAAAATCCAGCAGACCATTCTTCAACGGTATCACATAAGCTGGATCGAGACTTCCGTCCAGGCTCGCCGGTGCGTGCTTCCCGGGCGGCAGATAAACACCTTCCAGCCCTTGCCAAAAACCTTTGATGTCATTGACAAACCCCTGGCCCTTCCTTTTTAGCCGCTTATAGACCACCTTGAACGAATCATCTTCCTGCTTTTCCTTTGTCTCTACCTTGCACTTGCGAAGACACTGTCTGATCAAAATGTCCAGCTCCGTCTCATCCTCGATCAGGCGGTAGCGGTTGTTTCGATACATGCTCCAGCCGTCGATAGAGTTGTAGCGGTAGATGGTGTTCTGATTGACTCGACAGTACTCGTTGATCTTCTCCGCAACAGTATCCGACTGGTCATCCTTCAGCAGGATGACATCACCCTGGGGAATGCGGGTCGGCTCGTACCGTTTGGCATCTGCAAGCAGCTTTGACATATCCCCGCCGTCGGAGACCAGATAGTCGTGCAGGTCCTTGCCGTGGTTTTCGCTGACTTCGTATGGCAAACTGGCAATCGAAACGCTCTTTGCAACAGTGCTGATCTTCTTAGCCGCTTTGCGTGCTGCCTTTTTCCCTGGCTTGTCGGCATCCATGACGACGAACACAGTCTTGCCGCAAAACAGTTCAACCCAGCTGTCCTTGAACGTTGAAGCACCACCACTGGAGGCTGTGGCGTAATACCCAGCATCGATAGCGGCCAGAGCATCACGCCATGCCTCACAGAAAATAATCGTCTCGGGTTGCTCTTTCTGCAGCCAGGGCAGACCATACAGACCATGCTTGCCGACGGCAGGATATTTTTCCAACTTGCCGTTCTTGAGCTTGACCGGCTGGCCTTCATTGCCCACTCGCAAATATCCGCAGACTTCGCCCGCTGCCGGATCATAAGCCGGTATGCAGATGATCGGTTCTGCCTTGTGAGCTTTCGGGCCAAACTTGGCAATTGCATCGCAGCTGATCTTTTTGATCTTACACAGCTTTGCCAGTTTGGCGGATGAAGCTCGTCTCAGCTTGTTCGTAAACCAGTCAATCTTCTTGGGTTTTGCTGGCTTGGAAGGACCGCTGTTATCTTTGAAACCGTGTCTTTCGAGAAGCTCAAAGCATTTACGGTCCTCCAAGCCGGTGACTTTGCGAACAAGCCCGAACAGATTACCCTTGCCGCAGCCTCGCTTGCAGTCCCAAAGCCCGCTGTTGCGGTTGACATACAGATGTTTAGTACCGCAATCCGGACAGACGCATAAAAGCTGGCCGTCACCTTCGGGCCGAACAGTCTCGATGCCGATCTCTTGAAGAATATCTCTCACCATATCAACCCTCCGCCAGCTTCTTGATCAGCCGGTCCACACTGGCCTCACGGTATTTGGGGTACTGCCCGATCTGAACAGCCTGCAGACCCAGGGCCATAAGCCTTGCCCGATGCCTGCTGAATGAACGCATGCTCATCGAGAGCCGCTGAGCTGTTTCCTTGCGTGATAAGAGTCTCTCAGCCATTGAGCACCTCTCTTTCTGCAGGCGCAGCCAGGCCGCGGTCACGATGAATGCGGATTCCGTACAAACCCTGTTTGATTACCGGCAGTTGGGCCTCGTCGAAAAGGCGAGTGATCCCAACCCGCTGACGCGGTTTTATACGGTACTTGCGGATGATGTAAGCCACCCGCTGAGGTGGTTCGCCGAACAGGTCGGCAATTTGTGAAACGGTGTGTAGGTCAGACATTTAAAAACCCTTTCAAAAAATGTTTTTTCATTCTTCGAAAGGGTCTGCTAGTCCATAAACGACAAAAGGCAGCGACTGCCGATTTAGCTAAGTCACTGCCTTAGAAAGACTTACCGTTTTTATTTATGCCACTGCCAATTCAATAAACTGTCAATAAAAGTCAATAAACCAGCGTGTCTATTTAACAAAATCGCTATTTTCATCCTCGATTTGCTCGTTAATAAGTGCCTCCAAATGTGCCTGATCCGACTTGCTTCTCCTGTTGGCTCGACTCTGTTCGAGAGAGTTTCTGCCGAACAACTCGCTGGATGTCACACTTGATCCTGTCATTTGCTTTGTTGCTTTAGAAGTTTTCTTTGCAATTTTGCCTTCCTTATATGGATCTGTCGGGTAGATATGCTTCGGTTCATAACTGGTTTCAGCCGCGACTTCACTTACCGTGGGCAAACGTCCATACTTGCTTTTCAGTTCGGCTGCCGCCAATGCGACAGCTCGGTTACGGTCCGCCATTTCTTTTTGATTGGGTCTTTTCTTTTTCTTCGCGGTCTGCTTGTTAGGTCCTTTTGCTGTGGCCTGCTCATCATCTTTCTGTGTTGGCAGCAGTTCTTTTGCTCTGGTGATGTTCAAATCCCAGCATCTAAGCTGATCAATCGGAAATTCCAGCCTCTCATTTTCTCCGCAGATGCAGACTCCCCACTTACTGCCGTCGGGATACCGGAGTATCTTCGGACTGACAGTGCACGGCTGATGAAAGCACTGGGTGCAGGTAATGTACTCGCTGTATCCCGTGAAAAGCAGCAGCTGGTCCCGCTCACATTCAGCTATTTCATCTTCATCCAGAAAATGCGTTATGTTCTGGGCGTAAACAGTGTCACATTCCTGATCAGCATCGACCATCCGCAGCAGTCTTTCGATCTTCTCCGTGCTAAGCGACATTTGTGCTCTCCGACATAGCCTTGTGTTTTACAAGTATGCCCCACTTGCGAAGGTACCGTCTTGCCATTTCAGACTTCTCGTCATCAGACAGGTCGCTGTATTGCGGGTAGCCAACAGTAAATGTGATCCGCCCGACCTTGTGCATATTCACGGGCTTGAACTTGATCTCTATTTTCGCCTTCCGCACAAACACATCTTCAAGCTTTACGCCATGAGCAAGATACGTTTTCTGCATCATACCTTCGACCTGGCGGTTGTCGCCCTTATGCGGACTTGCCTCCAGGGTGATCCGCTGGTCCGTACCTTTGTTGAGGTTCAGCATAACCATCTTGAGCGTGATCGACTCCACCGGCATTTCCGGGTCCTCAGCAAAGCGGAATTTGCCATCCTTCAGACAGCTTAAATCGAATACTTCAGTTGCCGCATTGGGCGGTTCCTTAAATCCAAGCACCTCCGTACACATCGCCTCAAACATCTTGTCTTTAGCCTTCTTGCTGCGTGCATGGACCGCTAAATCGCCATCCTCAGCGTTATACTCAAATATCACCTGGAAAATAGGACGATAGGCCGCCCTAATAATTACGTCCTCGCTGTCATCACGATACTTTCGAAAGCCTTTGACACTGTCCTCCGGATTGGCAAAGAAATAGTGCCGATCGGGATTGGTCCGCATGTAATACTCGACCTTGCACTTTTTGCCCTTGCTCTGCCGCTTGAAATATTCGGCCACTGTAGCACCGAGCTTTTGCCTGACCTGCTCGTCCTCCCCATCACAAGGAATACCAGGCCCTACGTAGTAATGATTCTTACCTCTTCGGCTTTCCCACTCCCTCAGATCAATGGCATGACTGAACACGTCGTCATGATTCAGCCACATATACATTGCCCGCGCGTGTTCATTCTCCAGCTCTCCGAGTTTTTCGCCCAGCTCCAGACTGCCATGCAGCGGCGACCGCGCCTCGTCAATGAGTGCTGCGATCCCGCCTTCATTGGCCCACTTGTAAATGGTACGAAATTCATACTGAACCAGTGCCGGATCAGTCAGAGCCAGGATAGCTTCCGCCAAATCATCAACAATCAGTTCCTGGCCCCACGCAAAATCCATAAGCAGACCCTTGTTGCCGAAATATAGCTGCAAAAGATCCTTCGGCTTGAGTGTCAGAAAATCCTTCAAATAGTAGTTAGCCACAGTTTACCTCCCATTGTAAATAACCAAAAGGCGCACAGATATGTGCCGAAAGCCAGCATAAAACCCCTGCCGACCTCCGGCACATTATCCGAACAAAAACCGAACATCAAGCCAAAAAACGCAAGAATTGTCAGGCCAAAACGTAAGCTTTTTTACTACAAAAACTTGCGATCCGCTTTAGCCAAACTGCTGCGCAGCCATATCGGCCAGCCCCTGGTTCCGCTCGGCATAGATCTGTGTTGCACTGAGATTAGAGTGCCCCAACAAAGCTCCTGCAGTCTCATAGTTGAACACCTTCCGAATCTTCGTAGCGGCTGTATGCCTGAGCTGATAAGGGGTCCACTTGGGCAACTCTTCGTCAGGGTTGCCGCCCTGCCGTTTTATTTCCCTCCTGGCAGTATTAATCGCCCTTTTGACTGCCTGACCATAGCTGCGGGTATCGTAATGATCTCTCGGTGCCCTTTGCGGCTTTGCCTTCCGATTTGTGCCTGGTCTGTTGCCGCATGACAGAGGCGTTTTGCGAGTCAGGGTCAACTCCCTTCTGCGTTTGTTTTCCGTCTCCTGTGGTGAAAAACAGTAGTCGGTCCGCTTCTTCAACAAGAACGGACGCAGGATTTCTTGGCCTCTGGGGCCGATTGATATAATTCGCTCCAGCCCTCGAAAGCTGTTCTTGTGCTTCTGGGGTCTGTAGTGCCAGACATCATCCTTTTTGGTAATATCGCACGGCCTCATAATCGTCAATTCACAAGGACGCATGCCGGTCAACAACTGCAGTTCGATCATTGCGGCAATTGTATCACTGGCATACGGCAGAACCTTGTACACGTATTCCTCATCTATCGCCCTGACCGGTTCTACTTCCCTTGCATTGGTATAACCCCTTCTAAGGCCATCAACCGCCCCAAGCGCGTGATATGCCATTGGCGAGGCGATCTGCTCGGAAACCGCCCACTTGAACATACGTCTAATTATGCCAACCCTCGAATTGATCACCCTTCTGGACAGATTTTCCTCGATCATGAACTCGCGGACATCTTTTAGCCTTCTGGGACCGAACTCTTCAATTGGAAGATCGGCGAAATTATCAACCAGTTGCTTAGTGGCGTATTTTATCGCCTGAATCTCTCTGCCATTGTCATGGATGTAGTAAGTCTGGGCAAACTCCAAATATGCCTTAACCAGTTCTGCAATGGTGTCTACCTGTTCGACCTTCTGCTGTGAATCAAACACAGCCTTTGACCACATCAGCTTGGCACATTCGATCGCTACGTCCTTGTAGGGAGTTGCCTGCTTGGCACCTTGAGGCACAAGCGGGACAGACTTGGTTTTTGAGCTGCCCGGAAGGCGAACTTTCCACCAGTATCGACTGCCATTCTTGTAGATGGTCCCGGGCACTTTTTTGCTGGAACGCTTGCTCTTTTTTGCCATTTTCAGCTC comes from the Anaerohalosphaera lusitana genome and includes:
- a CDS encoding tyrosine-type recombinase/integrase, with protein sequence MAKKSKRSSKKVPGTIYKNGSRYWWKVRLPGSSKTKSVPLVPQGAKQATPYKDVAIECAKLMWSKAVFDSQQKVEQVDTIAELVKAYLEFAQTYYIHDNGREIQAIKYATKQLVDNFADLPIEEFGPRRLKDVREFMIEENLSRRVINSRVGIIRRMFKWAVSEQIASPMAYHALGAVDGLRRGYTNAREVEPVRAIDEEYVYKVLPYASDTIAAMIELQLLTGMRPCELTIMRPCDITKKDDVWHYRPQKHKNSFRGLERIISIGPRGQEILRPFLLKKRTDYCFSPQETENKRRRELTLTRKTPLSCGNRPGTNRKAKPQRAPRDHYDTRSYGQAVKRAINTARREIKRQGGNPDEELPKWTPYQLRHTAATKIRKVFNYETAGALLGHSNLSATQIYAERNQGLADMAAQQFG
- a CDS encoding phage/plasmid primase, P4 family — its product is MVRDILQEIGIETVRPEGDGQLLCVCPDCGTKHLYVNRNSGLWDCKRGCGKGNLFGLVRKVTGLEDRKCFELLERHGFKDNSGPSKPAKPKKIDWFTNKLRRASSAKLAKLCKIKKISCDAIAKFGPKAHKAEPIICIPAYDPAAGEVCGYLRVGNEGQPVKLKNGKLEKYPAVGKHGLYGLPWLQKEQPETIIFCEAWRDALAAIDAGYYATASSGGASTFKDSWVELFCGKTVFVVMDADKPGKKAARKAAKKISTVAKSVSIASLPYEVSENHGKDLHDYLVSDGGDMSKLLADAKRYEPTRIPQGDVILLKDDQSDTVAEKINEYCRVNQNTIYRYNSIDGWSMYRNNRYRLIEDETELDILIRQCLRKCKVETKEKQEDDSFKVVYKRLKRKGQGFVNDIKGFWQGLEGVYLPPGKHAPASLDGSLDPAYVIPLKNGLLDFSVYPYKLHPHTPQFYTFNYLDFDWQGERDSEMWIEFLVDITCEDRELFELLQQWAGYTLLRSTAYQKFLLCYGDGANGKSVFFDVIMALLGNDNCSTVPLSKFDDIHHLTQTYGKLANITDESSKGLEEEAETALKQYTGGTQVTFKRLYNQPFSAYPTAKIMIATNKLPRFVDTSNGIWRRMLLVPFEAVIPESQQDRHLAEKIKATEMSGVLKWALEGLQSLEEKKAFIEPAACKRALDQYKREMNPLVVFLEENFEVTKCEFDRIETRQLRNFYQRWCDERGYRPKNETNVGIQIRKLWPPVDKKRLRQGVDRTMYYTRLKLKDDSEFNNDP